Proteins from one Halopseudomonas pelagia genomic window:
- a CDS encoding SDR family oxidoreductase, whose amino-acid sequence MKNQALVVGSSGIIGSAMTQLLANEGWSVAGLARRPNEEANVTSVSADLLDPEKLKAALKDMQPTHIFLTTWARQATEAENIRVNAEMVRNVLEAVRPSGSVKHVALSTGLKHYLGPFEAYGKGALPQTPFREEQGRLDVPNFYYAQEDELFAASERDGFTWSVHRPHTITGVAVGNAMNMATTLAVYASVCRVTGRPFRFPGSEVQWNSLTDMTDAAQLARHMLWASTTPDAANEAFNVVNGDVFRWKWMWARIAEWFEIEPAEFDGTLAPLEQQMANDAEVWQSMAKEFGLAEADIHKLISPWHTDADLGRPIEVVTDMSKSRKFGFLDYQPSDEAFFDVFDRLRAGKLIP is encoded by the coding sequence ATGAAAAATCAAGCGCTGGTTGTAGGATCGAGCGGCATCATCGGCAGTGCTATGACGCAATTGCTTGCGAACGAAGGCTGGAGTGTCGCGGGTCTGGCTCGACGCCCTAATGAAGAAGCGAATGTTACCTCGGTCAGTGCAGATTTGCTCGATCCTGAAAAGCTCAAAGCGGCATTGAAGGATATGCAGCCGACTCACATATTTCTGACCACCTGGGCGCGCCAGGCAACTGAAGCGGAAAACATTCGGGTTAACGCAGAGATGGTGCGTAATGTGCTGGAAGCAGTACGCCCGTCCGGGTCGGTTAAACACGTGGCGTTGTCCACCGGCCTCAAGCATTATCTGGGACCGTTTGAGGCCTACGGTAAGGGCGCCCTGCCGCAGACTCCGTTCCGCGAGGAACAGGGGCGTCTGGATGTTCCCAATTTCTATTACGCCCAGGAAGACGAACTGTTTGCCGCCTCCGAGCGCGATGGTTTCACCTGGAGCGTGCATCGGCCGCACACCATCACCGGTGTCGCGGTGGGCAATGCGATGAACATGGCGACTACCTTAGCGGTTTATGCGTCGGTATGCCGCGTCACGGGCCGGCCGTTTCGCTTTCCAGGTTCTGAAGTGCAGTGGAACAGCCTGACCGATATGACCGACGCGGCGCAGCTTGCCCGGCATATGCTCTGGGCCTCGACGACGCCTGATGCCGCTAACGAAGCCTTCAACGTGGTCAACGGTGATGTGTTTCGGTGGAAATGGATGTGGGCGCGCATCGCGGAATGGTTCGAGATCGAGCCCGCAGAGTTTGACGGCACGCTGGCACCGCTGGAGCAGCAGATGGCCAATGATGCCGAAGTATGGCAATCGATGGCCAAAGAGTTCGGCCTGGCCGAGGCAGATATCCACAAGCTGATTTCCCCTTGGCATACCGACGCTGATCTGGGGCGGCCGATTGAAGTGGTGACGGATATGTCGAAAAGCCGGAAGTTCGGCTTTCTGGATTATCAGCCGAGCGATGAGGCGTTTTTTGATGTGTTCGACCGTCTGCGCGCGGGCAAGCTGATTCCCTAG
- a CDS encoding LysR family transcriptional regulator, whose translation MNEIHSRGDLNLFRVLLAVADTGSTIEAGVQLNLSQSAVSHALRRLRDLLGDPLFVKNGRQLVMTAHTRSILPKVRSALEDLSSATLRSTPFDPTRSAMTFQCGLRDALEYLIMPALMQRARQEHWQVRFHSQRVSGEDIEARILSGALDMAVSLEYPAGEQIASRELLREELSVMVGPSHPAYASGKLSLEDYVNSAHVLVTLNERERGLVDQDLVGFGGNQRHIALHCEHYHAAAQVVAETDLLLTMPRTYARSLAQLNGNRLLPVPFACRTVPIRLYWRKSLSEEPYMIWLMTELETLLQHMQSRAGQP comes from the coding sequence ATGAACGAAATTCATTCCAGAGGCGACCTCAACCTGTTTCGCGTGTTGCTCGCGGTGGCCGATACCGGCAGCACCATCGAGGCAGGCGTGCAGTTGAACCTGTCCCAGTCAGCCGTTTCCCACGCATTGCGCCGCCTGCGCGATTTGCTGGGCGACCCACTGTTCGTCAAGAATGGTCGGCAACTGGTCATGACTGCGCACACCCGGAGCATTCTGCCCAAAGTTCGCAGCGCGCTGGAAGATTTATCCAGCGCCACCCTGCGCAGCACGCCCTTTGATCCCACCCGCTCCGCCATGACCTTTCAGTGCGGGCTGCGCGATGCATTGGAGTACCTGATCATGCCCGCACTGATGCAGCGCGCCCGGCAGGAACACTGGCAAGTGCGCTTTCATAGTCAGCGGGTGTCCGGCGAAGATATAGAAGCGCGCATACTCTCGGGCGCGCTGGATATGGCGGTCAGCCTGGAATATCCAGCTGGCGAACAGATCGCCAGTCGTGAGCTGCTGCGGGAAGAACTCAGCGTGATGGTCGGCCCCTCGCATCCGGCTTACGCCAGCGGCAAGCTCAGCCTTGAGGATTACGTTAACAGCGCCCACGTACTGGTCACGCTCAACGAACGCGAACGTGGTTTGGTGGACCAGGATCTGGTCGGCTTTGGTGGCAACCAGCGCCATATTGCCCTGCATTGTGAGCATTACCACGCTGCCGCGCAGGTGGTCGCCGAGACCGATCTGCTGCTGACCATGCCACGAACCTACGCCCGCAGCCTGGCGCAGCTCAACGGCAATCGCCTGCTGCCCGTCCCCTTTGCCTGCCGCACTGTTCCAATCCGCCTGTATTGGCGCAAATCGCTCAGCGAAGAGCCCTATATGATCTGGCTAATGACCGAGCTAGAAACGCTGCTGCAGCATATGCAAAGCCGCGCCGGGCAGCCTTAA
- a CDS encoding bile acid:sodium symporter family protein: MTGGLLSQLVLPLCLFIIMLGMGLTLAPGDFTRIFRFPRPALAGLGGQMLLLPLVGFALAAWLMPTPALAIGLVLLAACPGGVTSNMVTYMARGDLALSVTLTAVSSLLAVISIPLLVGLAFQVFGGGYQSVRVPAAQMMISLMLMTLLPIALGMWVRTRSEKLARWLEPKISLFGMLFLGALILGVLVREGDQVVTGLMDSGVAIILLNVIMMALGLGSALLLRLDSAQSTSIMLETGIQNSTLAMLIATSFLQDDELAVPAALYSLVMYVTATVVVVMRRRSTRLTRAAAEQGA, from the coding sequence ATGACCGGCGGTCTGTTATCTCAGCTAGTACTCCCACTGTGTCTGTTTATCATCATGTTAGGCATGGGACTGACCCTGGCGCCGGGCGACTTTACCCGTATTTTTCGTTTTCCGCGCCCGGCGCTGGCTGGTCTCGGCGGACAGATGCTGTTATTGCCGCTGGTGGGGTTTGCCCTGGCTGCCTGGCTGATGCCTACGCCGGCGCTGGCCATTGGGCTGGTGTTACTGGCGGCCTGCCCGGGTGGCGTGACCTCCAATATGGTGACCTACATGGCGCGCGGAGATCTGGCCCTGTCAGTCACACTGACCGCGGTCAGCAGCCTGTTGGCGGTGATCAGCATTCCGTTGCTGGTGGGGCTGGCCTTTCAGGTGTTTGGTGGTGGCTACCAGAGTGTTCGCGTGCCGGCTGCGCAGATGATGATCAGCCTGATGCTGATGACGTTGCTGCCGATCGCGCTGGGTATGTGGGTGCGCACCCGTAGCGAAAAACTGGCTCGCTGGCTGGAGCCTAAAATCAGCCTGTTTGGCATGCTGTTTCTGGGCGCCTTGATCCTCGGTGTGTTGGTGCGCGAAGGTGATCAAGTGGTCACCGGCCTGATGGACAGCGGGGTGGCGATCATTCTGTTGAACGTGATCATGATGGCGCTAGGCCTGGGGTCGGCATTGCTGCTGCGTCTGGACAGCGCTCAGTCCACTTCCATCATGCTGGAGACGGGGATTCAGAACAGCACGCTGGCCATGCTGATCGCTACCAGCTTTTTGCAGGACGATGAGCTGGCGGTGCCTGCGGCGCTCTATTCGCTGGTGATGTATGTGACGGCAACAGTGGTTGTGGTCATGCGGCGCCGTAGTAC
- a CDS encoding winged helix-turn-helix transcriptional regulator, with protein sequence MQTGSDEEKWEEDCAPRRVLELFSTKWTSMILHTLHARHDGIARTGALHRSLPGISKKMLIQTLRELQASGLIERHAQDTVPPAVSYALSPLGKLMVQPIEMIYDWARTNSSALDQLQPRSTSRRRP encoded by the coding sequence ATGCAGACCGGATCAGACGAAGAAAAATGGGAGGAGGATTGCGCGCCCAGACGCGTACTGGAACTCTTCTCGACAAAGTGGACCAGCATGATTCTTCACACCCTGCATGCCCGGCATGACGGCATTGCCCGTACCGGCGCATTGCACCGATCCCTGCCAGGCATCTCGAAAAAGATGCTGATTCAAACACTGCGTGAGCTGCAAGCCAGCGGGCTGATCGAGCGACACGCCCAGGATACTGTGCCGCCCGCGGTAAGTTATGCGCTGTCGCCACTGGGTAAGCTGATGGTTCAACCCATCGAGATGATCTACGACTGGGCGAGAACCAACTCGAGTGCCCTTGACCAATTGCAGCCGCGATCGACGTCGCGAAGACGGCCGTGA
- a CDS encoding antibiotic biosynthesis monooxygenase family protein, giving the protein MKFIFEVRMKPGYTVDEYAEAWIRASEVIQRTPGALGTRLHRKIGEPDTLLAIASWESKAARDAKDDSRDQMVKAILEKHARNCEITLLGEFEEPEWVVLPGQS; this is encoded by the coding sequence ATGAAATTCATTTTTGAAGTGCGCATGAAGCCCGGTTACACCGTGGATGAATATGCCGAAGCCTGGATCCGCGCCAGTGAAGTGATTCAGCGTACTCCTGGTGCGTTGGGCACACGGCTGCATCGCAAGATCGGCGAGCCGGATACCTTGCTGGCGATTGCCAGTTGGGAATCCAAGGCGGCGCGGGATGCCAAGGACGACAGCCGTGATCAGATGGTCAAGGCGATTCTGGAAAAGCATGCGCGCAATTGCGAGATCACCCTGCTCGGTGAGTTCGAGGAGCCGGAATGGGTGGTATTGCCGGGGCAGAGTTAA